From a single Paraburkholderia sp. D15 genomic region:
- a CDS encoding cupin domain-containing protein — MSHPIPCIIATDAAPRTKPSNYPEPFASRMQGREKKPLGDLFGLKQFGVNLTTLKPGAVSALHHRHSAQDEWIYVLSGEVTLHIGTDSYPMQAGMCAGFRASGEPHHLHNDSSADATIIEVGSRIEGDEVSYATDDLVAVMSPAGQWQFEHKDGRPY; from the coding sequence ATGTCCCATCCGATACCCTGCATCATCGCCACCGACGCCGCGCCCCGCACCAAGCCATCCAATTACCCCGAACCCTTCGCATCGCGCATGCAGGGACGCGAAAAGAAACCGCTCGGCGACTTATTCGGCCTGAAGCAATTCGGCGTAAACCTGACGACGCTAAAACCCGGCGCCGTGTCCGCGCTGCATCATCGGCATTCGGCGCAGGACGAGTGGATATATGTGCTAAGCGGCGAGGTAACCTTGCATATCGGCACCGACAGCTATCCCATGCAAGCCGGCATGTGCGCAGGATTTCGCGCAAGCGGCGAGCCGCATCACCTGCATAACGATTCATCGGCGGACGCGACGATCATTGAAGTGGGCAGCCGAATCGAAGGCGACGAAGTGAGCTACGCCACCGACGATCTCGTCGCCGTCATGAGCCCCGCCGGGCAATGGCAGTTCGAACATAAAGACGGCCGACCTTACTAA
- a CDS encoding ABC transporter ATP-binding protein, whose translation MTTLLDIRDLDAWYGASQVLHGVTLRIDAGDVLALVGRNGSGRSTLARALMGLVRSEGALRFAGRPLAGLRTFEIARLGLGYVPEHRDVFPTLSVHENLQLGVAPDAHARGRSPRFTFDDAYALFPVLRERRRTRAGALSGGEQQMLTLARALLGDPDLLIIDEPGEGLASIVIDQVVTCLRMLRERGVAMLLIEQRLVIARELASRVAVMGHGEIVFDDALNTFLTRDDVMREWLGAG comes from the coding sequence ATGACGACGTTGCTCGACATTCGTGACCTCGACGCGTGGTATGGCGCGAGTCAAGTGCTGCATGGCGTGACCTTGCGTATCGATGCGGGCGACGTGCTCGCGCTGGTCGGCCGAAACGGCTCGGGGCGTTCGACGCTTGCGCGTGCGCTGATGGGGCTCGTGCGCAGCGAAGGGGCGCTGCGGTTCGCGGGACGGCCGCTTGCCGGTTTGCGCACGTTCGAGATCGCGCGATTGGGGCTGGGCTATGTGCCCGAACATCGCGACGTTTTTCCGACGCTGAGCGTGCATGAGAATCTGCAACTCGGCGTGGCGCCTGACGCACACGCACGCGGCCGTTCTCCGCGTTTTACTTTCGACGATGCGTACGCGCTTTTTCCGGTCCTGCGCGAAAGAAGACGTACGCGTGCGGGCGCGCTGTCGGGTGGCGAGCAGCAGATGCTGACGCTGGCGCGCGCGCTGCTGGGCGATCCGGATCTGTTGATCATCGATGAACCCGGCGAGGGACTGGCGAGCATCGTGATCGATCAGGTCGTGACGTGTCTGCGGATGCTGCGCGAACGCGGCGTCGCGATGCTGCTGATCGAGCAACGGCTCGTGATCGCGCGGGAACTCGCGAGCCGCGTCGCGGTGATGGGGCACGGCGAGATCGTGTTCGACGATGCGCTGAATACGTTCTTGACGCGCGACGATGTGATGCGGGAATGGTTGGGGGCGGGGTGA
- a CDS encoding ABC transporter ATP-binding protein: protein MIPALALYGVTKRFGATQILRGVDLAVQPGERHALIGPNGAGKSTLFNLIAGGARPNAGRIDLFGAEITRLPPAAIARRGLARSFQTTSVFARLSVFDNLRCAAQLAERDRTRWWMRFTGSRTVDARTEQVLDAVGLGAYRHVQAGTLSYAGQRALDLGIALAGGAHTLLLDEPTAGMNRAEAARAIELIRETTAGRTLLMVEHDMDAVFAIADRISVLVQGRVIASGTPAAIRADAAVRAAYLGESGGGGAGVAGLAGLGKGAGSRSGDGRGEGFGA from the coding sequence ATGATCCCCGCACTCGCGCTTTACGGCGTCACGAAACGCTTCGGCGCCACGCAGATTTTGCGCGGCGTCGATCTCGCGGTTCAACCCGGCGAGCGTCACGCGCTGATCGGGCCGAACGGCGCGGGCAAGTCGACGCTGTTCAACCTGATCGCCGGCGGCGCGCGGCCGAACGCCGGGCGCATCGATCTGTTCGGCGCGGAGATCACGCGCTTGCCGCCGGCCGCGATTGCGCGTCGCGGCCTCGCACGCAGTTTTCAAACGACGAGCGTGTTCGCGCGGCTCAGCGTGTTCGACAACCTGCGCTGCGCGGCGCAGCTTGCCGAGCGCGATCGCACGCGCTGGTGGATGCGCTTCACCGGCTCGCGGACTGTCGATGCGCGCACCGAACAGGTGCTCGATGCCGTCGGCCTGGGCGCGTACCGGCATGTGCAGGCGGGCACGCTGAGCTATGCGGGGCAACGCGCGCTCGATCTCGGCATTGCGCTCGCGGGCGGCGCGCACACGCTGCTGCTCGACGAACCGACCGCGGGGATGAATCGCGCGGAGGCGGCGCGTGCGATCGAACTGATCCGCGAGACGACCGCCGGTCGCACGCTGTTGATGGTCGAGCACGACATGGATGCGGTGTTCGCGATTGCGGACCGGATCTCGGTGCTGGTGCAAGGGCGCGTGATCGCAAGCGGCACGCCGGCGGCGATTCGCGCGGATGCGGCGGTGCGGGCGGCGTATCTGGGGGAGAGTGGCGGGGGTGGTGCGGGTGTTGCGGGCCTTGCGGGTCTTGGTAAGGGCGCCGGTAGCCGCAGTGGTGACGGTCGCGGCGAGGGCTTCGGCGCATGA
- a CDS encoding branched-chain amino acid ABC transporter permease, with product MLFLTVPPFVWPQSWLLTYLAQTATMIVFALSYNLLLGETGLLSFGHAAYSGLGALIAAHVFNHLGGVPLAVLPLIGGIGGALCGVVFGAVSTRRAGTAFAMITLGLGELVTAAAWTLPDWFGGEAGVSIDRTSGPLIGNWSFGPAGEAYALIALWCGLACVAMYALSRTPFIRLANAVRDNPVRAAALGCYPRRVRYGVVVVSAFFAGIAGTLGLINVELVSTESVGMLRSGSVLIATVIGGTASFFGPVVGAVVLTFFSVVVASVTRAWLFYLGLFFVMVVVMSPDGLAGFVERQVARIATRGWRRCAAAYLWSTAAALLWTAAIVLAVQWAYAVQFGSDDGAGLSFAGVSLDDASSLYGRLGGALLVLALAGAVTMRVARRAWAGLATPQPGQSRMTGAAR from the coding sequence ATGCTGTTCCTGACCGTGCCGCCGTTCGTGTGGCCGCAAAGCTGGCTGCTCACCTACCTCGCGCAGACCGCGACGATGATCGTGTTCGCGCTCTCCTACAACCTGCTGCTCGGCGAAACGGGCCTGCTGTCGTTCGGTCATGCCGCGTATTCCGGGCTCGGTGCGCTGATCGCCGCGCACGTGTTCAACCATCTCGGCGGCGTGCCGCTGGCGGTGTTGCCGTTGATCGGCGGCATCGGCGGCGCGTTGTGCGGGGTGGTGTTCGGCGCCGTGTCGACGCGCCGCGCGGGGACCGCGTTCGCGATGATCACGCTTGGCCTCGGCGAACTCGTGACGGCCGCCGCGTGGACGCTGCCCGACTGGTTCGGCGGTGAAGCGGGCGTGTCGATCGATCGCACCAGCGGACCGTTGATTGGCAACTGGAGTTTCGGCCCCGCGGGCGAGGCGTACGCACTGATCGCGCTGTGGTGCGGACTCGCATGCGTCGCGATGTACGCGTTGTCGCGCACGCCGTTCATACGGCTCGCGAATGCCGTGCGCGACAACCCGGTGCGCGCGGCGGCGCTCGGGTGCTATCCGCGTCGCGTGCGCTATGGCGTGGTGGTGGTGTCGGCGTTTTTCGCGGGTATCGCGGGGACGCTAGGCTTGATCAACGTCGAACTCGTATCGACGGAGAGCGTCGGCATGCTGCGGTCGGGATCGGTGCTGATCGCCACGGTGATCGGCGGCACGGCGTCGTTTTTCGGGCCGGTGGTGGGCGCGGTCGTGCTGACATTTTTCAGCGTCGTGGTGGCGAGCGTGACGCGGGCGTGGCTCTTTTATCTCGGACTGTTTTTCGTGATGGTCGTCGTGATGTCGCCCGATGGTTTGGCGGGCTTCGTCGAGCGGCAGGTTGCGCGAATCGCCACGCGCGGCTGGCGGCGGTGTGCGGCGGCCTATCTGTGGAGCACGGCCGCCGCGTTGCTGTGGACGGCGGCCATCGTGCTGGCGGTGCAGTGGGCGTACGCCGTGCAGTTCGGCTCGGATGATGGGGCGGGGCTGAGTTTCGCCGGCGTGTCGCTGGACGATGCATCGTCGCTTTACGGCAGGCTCGGCGGTGCGCTGCTCGTGTTGGCCTTGGCGGGCGCCGTGACGATGCGCGTTGCGCGCCGCGCGTGGGCCGGGCTGGCAACGCCGCAACCCGGGCAGTCGCGCATGACGGGAGCCGCGCGATGA
- a CDS encoding branched-chain amino acid ABC transporter permease, with translation MQSLVINLLNGVSYGLLLFMLSAGLTLIFSMLGVLNFAHASFYMLGAYVGLSVAAHAGFWSALVIAPLVVGLLGAALERWLLRRVRGHGHLAELLLTFGAASLLGELVKLGWGLNPLSLAIPNVLDGPLFTVYGASFARYRAFMMVVSLAMLGVLYAVLRVSKAGLIVRAALTHASAVEALGHNVPRVFTGVFAAGTALAALAGVIGAPLFVIEPAMADSLGSIVFVVVVIGGLGSLGGALAASLLIGCVQTLAVASDVSLGDAASVFGASLPARWDALTLAQLAPLIPYLLLVAMLALRPRGLSGRRDDHA, from the coding sequence GGCGTGAGTTACGGCTTGCTGCTGTTCATGCTGTCGGCCGGGCTGACGCTGATTTTCAGCATGCTCGGCGTGCTGAATTTCGCGCATGCGAGCTTTTACATGCTCGGCGCTTACGTCGGTTTGTCGGTGGCCGCGCATGCCGGGTTCTGGAGTGCGCTGGTGATCGCGCCGCTCGTCGTCGGTCTGCTGGGGGCGGCGCTGGAGCGCTGGCTGCTGCGACGCGTGCGCGGCCACGGTCATCTCGCCGAGTTGCTGCTGACGTTCGGCGCGGCCTCTCTGCTCGGCGAACTGGTCAAGCTAGGCTGGGGGCTGAACCCGCTTTCCCTGGCGATACCGAATGTGCTCGACGGACCGCTGTTCACCGTCTACGGTGCGTCGTTCGCGCGTTACCGGGCGTTCATGATGGTGGTGTCGCTGGCGATGCTCGGCGTGCTGTACGCGGTGCTGCGCGTGTCGAAAGCGGGCTTGATCGTGCGCGCCGCGCTCACGCATGCCAGCGCCGTCGAAGCGCTCGGTCACAACGTGCCGCGCGTGTTCACCGGCGTGTTCGCGGCCGGCACGGCGCTCGCCGCGCTCGCCGGCGTGATCGGCGCGCCGCTCTTCGTGATCGAACCGGCGATGGCGGATTCGCTCGGCTCGATCGTGTTCGTGGTGGTCGTCATTGGCGGGTTGGGATCGCTGGGCGGCGCGCTGGCGGCGTCGCTGCTGATCGGCTGCGTGCAGACGCTGGCCGTCGCGAGCGACGTGTCGCTCGGCGACGCGGCCTCCGTGTTCGGCGCGTCCTTGCCCGCTCGCTGGGATGCGCTGACGCTCGCGCAACTCGCGCCGCTGATTCCGTATCTGCTGCTGGTCGCGATGCTGGCGTTGCGCCCGCGCGGGCTTTCGGGACGACGTGACGATCATGCGTAA